The Salvelinus namaycush isolate Seneca chromosome 28, SaNama_1.0, whole genome shotgun sequence genome contains a region encoding:
- the sptssa gene encoding serine palmitoyltransferase small subunit A, translated as MAFEDVWKKISWLYYQYILVTALYMLEPWERAIFNSILISVAGMAVYTGYVFMPQHIMAILQYFEMVQ; from the exons ATGGCGTTTGAAGATGTCTGGAAGAAAATCTCCTGGTTGTATTACCAGTATATTCTCGTCACGGCTTTATACATGTTGGAACCTTGGGAGAGAGCAATCTTCA ACTCCATCCTGATATCTGTAGCAGGGATGGCTGTGTACACTGGCTACGTGTTCATGCCTCAGCACATCATGGCCATACTACAGTACTTTGAGATGGTTCAATGA
- the LOC120023410 gene encoding E2F-associated phosphoprotein-like, translated as MNRHVEDDSYEIEEPSDEERAEDSSEDELEVLLNGTPDQKKKLIREYLTGESESSSGDEFEKEMETELSTTIKTMECKWLPPTASAGETSGTNDNASTPGLPELYDNVYFDSDSEEEEIAPSSSSGKRCRKQRSIPTNDELLYDPDEDDRDQAWVDAKRKKYNEKRRLPSSQNRRGQSQGLPSSDAVLNCPACMTMLCLDCQRHDKYRTQYRAMFVMNCTVNKEEILRYKTLNEKNLRNRKRKGRQPEPTAAMEATDSGVVVGMGGEIYHPVQCTECSTEVAVLDKDEVYHFFNILASHC; from the exons ATGAACAGACACGTAGAGGATGATTCATATGAGATAGAGGAGCCAAGTGATGAAGAAAGAGCTGAAGACAG CTCTGAGGATGAGCTGGAAGTGCTCTTGAACGGGACCCCGGATCAGAAGAAGAAACTCATCCGAGAATACCTCACTGGGGAGAGTGAGTCCTCCAGTGGGGATGAGtttgagaaagagatggagacagagctCAGCACCACCATTAAAACTATGGAGTGCAAATGGTTGCCCCCTACAGCATCAGCAG GGGAGACTTCGGGTACCAATGATAATGCTTCAACACCTGGGTTGCCAGAGCTTTATGACAACGTTTATTTTGACTCCGATTCAGAAGAGGAGGAAATAGCTCCAA GTAGTTCGTCAGGTAAGAGATGCAGGAAGCAGCGATCCATCCCCACCAACGATGAACTACTGTACGACCCTGATGAGGATGACCGGGATCAGGCATGGGTGGATGCCAAGAGGAAGAA GTACAATGAAAAGAGAAGATTGCCATCTTCACAGAACAGAAGAGGGCAGTCCCAGGGGCTTCCAAGCAGCGATGCTGTTCTTAACTGCCCAGCATGCATGACCATGCTGTGCCTCGACTGCCAAAG GCATGACAAATACAGGACACAATACAGAGCCATGTTTGTCATGAACTGCACAGTAAACAAAGAGGAGATTTTACGGTACAAAACACTCAACGAGAAAAATCTGAGGAACAGAAAGAGGAAAGGGCGTCAACCAGAGCCAACAGCGGCAATGGAAGCCACAGATTCAGGAGTGGTGGTGGGGATGGGCGGAGAGATCTACCATCCTGTCCAGTGCACAGAGTGCTCCACTGAGGTGGCAGTGCTCGATAAGGACGAGGTCTACCACTTTTTTAACATCCTCGCCAGCCACTGCTAA
- the LOC120023574 gene encoding sorting nexin-6, giving the protein MMQEGLDDGPDFLSEEDRGPRAVNVDLQTDATLQVDISDALSERDKVKFTVHTKSTLPNFKQNEFSVVRQHEEFIWLHDSFVENEEYAGYIIPPAPPRPDFDASREKLQKLGEGEGSMTKEEFTKMKQELEAEYLAIFKKTVAMHEVFLCRVAAHPVLRKDLNFHVFLEYNQDLSVRGKNKREKMEDFFKNVVKSADGVLVAGVKDVDDFFEHEKTFLLEYHNRVKDASAKSDRMIRSHKSAADDINRIASTLYTLGTQDSTDVCKFFLKVSELFEKTRKIEARVAADEDLKLADLLKYYLRESQAAKDLLYRRGRALVDYENANKALDRARAKNKDVLQAETSQQVCCQKFEKISESAKQELIDFKTRRVAAFRKNLVELAELELKHAKGNLQLLQSCLGVLKGDT; this is encoded by the exons ATGATG CAAGAAGGGCTGGACGATGGTCCCGATTTCCTCtcggaggaggacagagga CCTAGGGCAGTCAATGTTGACCTCCAAACTGATGCAACACTTCAAGTGGACATTTCTGATGCATTAAGTGAGCGGGACAAGGTTAAGTTTACTGTCCATACTAAG AGCACTCTTCCTAACTTCAAGCAGAATGAGTTTTCAGTGGTGAGGCAGCATGAGGAGTTCATCTGGCTCCATGACTCCTTTGTGGAGAATGAGGAGTATGCAGGCTACATT ATTCCCCCAGCCCCACCAAGACCTGACTTTGATGCCTCCAGAGAGAAGTTACAGAAACTAGGGGAAGGTGAAGGTTCCATGACCAAGGAAGAGTTCACCAAAATGAAACAGGAACTTGAAGC CGAATACTTGGCTATCTTCAAGAAGACAGTGGCGATGCATGAAGTGTTTCTTTGCCGTGTGGCTGCGCATCCTGTCTTGAGGAAAGACTTGAACTTCCATGTGTTTTTAGAGTACAACCAAGAT CTAAGTGTACGAGGCAAAAACAAGAGGGAGAAGATGGAAGATTTCTTCAAGAATGTGGTGAAGTCTGCAGACGGTGTGTTAGTGGCAGGGGTGAAG GATGTAGATGATTTCTTTGAGCATGAGAAGACATTCCTTTTAGAGTACCATAATCGTGTCAAAGATGCCTCCGCCAAATCTGATAGAATGATCAGGTCTCACAAAA GTGCTGCAGATGATATCAATAGAATTGCCTCCACACTGTACACTTTAGGAACCCAGGACTCCACAGATGTGTGCAA ATTTTTCTTGAAAGTCTCTGAACTGTTTGAGAAAACACGG AAAATAGAGGCTCGAGTGGCTGCGGATGAGGACCTGAAACTTGCAGACTTACTGAAGTATTACCTCAGGGAGTCGCAAGCTGCTAAG GATCTATTGTACAGACGAGGGAGGGCCCTGGTTGATTACGAGAATGCAAACAAAGCTCTGGATAGAGCCAGGGCAAAGAACAAAGATGTGCTTCAGGCGGAGACCAGCCAGCAGGTGTGCTGTCAGAAGTTTGAGAAAATCTCAGAGTCTGCAAAGCAAG AGCTCATAGACTTCAAGACAAGACGAGTAGCAGCCTTCAGAAAGAACTTGGTGGAACTTGCTGAACTGGAACTCAAACATGCTAAG GGTAATTTACAATTATTGCAAAGCTGTCTCGGAGTCCTCAAAGGAGACACTTAG